One Gemmatimonadota bacterium DNA window includes the following coding sequences:
- a CDS encoding MarR family transcriptional regulator produces MDKHRRGNLTDRFVSVVDQLNRLMSGGNWVRLRILDLNVHHVNTLQVLNQNGPLRMSTIADHLGSTQSHATNVVKKLVDRKYLNRKSDPDDRRVVICEITAMGRLIADRYLELVTQRATSMAELWDEEQLESVVVSLEVFCRDEATSRDRSGSSSG; encoded by the coding sequence ATGGATAAACACCGGAGAGGGAATCTAACGGACCGGTTCGTGTCCGTGGTGGACCAGCTGAATCGCCTGATGTCCGGGGGGAACTGGGTCAGGCTGCGGATACTGGATCTGAACGTCCATCACGTCAACACGCTTCAGGTGTTGAATCAGAATGGGCCGCTGCGCATGAGCACGATTGCCGATCATCTGGGCAGCACGCAGTCGCACGCCACGAACGTTGTCAAAAAACTGGTCGACCGGAAGTACCTGAACAGAAAATCGGATCCGGATGACCGAAGAGTCGTAATCTGCGAAATCACGGCCATGGGCAGGCTGATTGCAGACCGGTACCTGGAACTCGTCACGCAACGCGCGACCAGCATGGCCGAGTTGTGGGACGAAGAGCAATTGGAATCCGTCGTCGTGTCACTGGAGGTATTCTGCCGTGATGAAGCGACGTCGCGGGACCGGAGCGGTTCCAGTTCGGGCTAA
- a CDS encoding AAA family ATPase translates to MTVVEPAADQQQRLEALDTARSFIVQAPAGSGKTELLIQRFLALLARVDRPEAVVAITFTRKAAAEMRHRIVAALGSAAGPRPTTPHEAHTWKLAREAVARNDRLDWRLAEHPARMRIQTIDSLCAMLVRRMPWVSRMGAALRPVDDAGHLYARAARRTVSILDDVGAPSEVAGAVAVLLAHLDNHFGRVEQLLSVMLGTRDQWMRHVAHRGHHSVLREAPAPRGPDSEGEAGAAGDDPALPHPDALRAHLESSLGEVIESALEDVREGFPPHFRDETAALARFAASNLRAGNRASAINACQEMTGFPGSDADSLPSWIGIAEMLLTGQGTRRRSLNVNQGFPATDVGRDAKERLARIDLDPETTESLHELRTLPPPRFDERQWDVLNALMLLLPVAVEQLRLVFREEGCVDFTEIGIGARAALGPDEAPTDLARSLDDRIMHLLIDEFQDTSQSQCGLLTRLIRDWRPNDGRTLFLVGDPMQSIYGFREAEVGLFLQARKNGVGAVNPVPLALSVNFRSHPPVVNWVNRVLRDAFPLSEDFLSGAVTYEPSEAFKADEPDSCVRFHPFLARDQEAEAERVIEIIADAQARRPDETIAVLVHARSHLAGIVSALRRNGVRFRALEIDALGDRPVVRDLLALTRALLHPGDRVAWLAILRAPWCGLTLTDLEALAGVNAPSTVWDLLQDPARRERLSPDARSRIDRMMPVLADAFALRARLPIRRLVEGVWSALGGPACLETRTEREDATAFLDLLERVQDGLGIPDEKAFADDVARLFAPSDIEAAGDVQLLTIHRAKGLEFDTVILPGLGRLPRSEDPRLLMWHEYARGRQSRLLLAPIRATGGEKDPLYAYLARIETQKRENERTRLLYVAATRARKCLHLLGHAVPDPENESLKIPSSRTLLARIWHAVEPDFMEALKDYEGKDPESDTAAAKTLGVPLRRLVAGWTPGPLPEDIDFKPLYDPSDPEGEEPGHPTFEWVTELQRRVGVVVHQMLQRMYAPDLLDFSEDRLRTALRQQGLAGEKLDEAVSRALSALGNIVADERGRWILSRHAHDERELALTTVLNGRPRQYVVDRTFVFEGTRWIIDYKTSAHTGGDLEGFLDNEQQRYRSQLEGYAGVMQSLESGPVNLGLYFPMLQGWRSWTYRENRH, encoded by the coding sequence ATGACCGTGGTTGAACCGGCAGCGGACCAGCAGCAACGTCTCGAAGCGCTCGATACGGCCCGGTCGTTCATCGTCCAGGCGCCCGCGGGGTCCGGCAAGACCGAATTGCTGATCCAGCGGTTCCTGGCCTTGCTGGCCCGGGTGGACCGGCCGGAGGCGGTCGTGGCCATTACCTTTACCCGCAAGGCGGCCGCGGAGATGCGCCATCGCATCGTCGCGGCCCTGGGAAGCGCCGCCGGACCACGGCCCACGACGCCGCACGAAGCCCACACCTGGAAGCTCGCGCGGGAAGCCGTTGCCCGAAACGACCGGCTGGACTGGCGGCTGGCCGAGCATCCGGCGCGGATGCGCATCCAGACGATCGATTCGCTCTGCGCCATGCTGGTGCGCAGGATGCCCTGGGTCTCCCGCATGGGCGCGGCGCTCCGGCCGGTGGATGACGCGGGACACCTGTACGCGCGCGCGGCCCGCCGTACGGTGTCCATACTGGATGACGTAGGGGCGCCGTCGGAAGTCGCCGGAGCGGTGGCCGTACTGCTTGCCCACCTGGATAACCATTTCGGAAGAGTCGAGCAGCTGCTGAGCGTCATGCTCGGCACCAGGGACCAGTGGATGCGCCACGTAGCCCATCGTGGGCACCACAGTGTACTGCGTGAAGCACCGGCGCCTCGCGGGCCCGACTCAGAGGGCGAAGCCGGTGCTGCCGGCGATGACCCGGCGCTTCCCCACCCCGATGCGCTGCGTGCCCACCTGGAGTCCTCTCTCGGGGAAGTCATCGAAAGCGCCCTGGAAGATGTCCGTGAAGGATTCCCGCCACACTTCAGGGACGAAACCGCCGCGCTCGCCCGATTCGCGGCATCGAACCTGCGTGCGGGGAACCGGGCGAGTGCGATCAACGCGTGTCAAGAGATGACCGGGTTTCCGGGTTCGGATGCCGATTCGCTCCCCTCCTGGATCGGTATCGCGGAGATGCTCTTGACCGGCCAGGGAACCCGTCGCCGGTCCCTGAACGTCAACCAGGGATTCCCGGCGACCGATGTCGGCCGTGACGCCAAAGAACGGCTTGCCCGCATCGACCTGGACCCGGAAACCACCGAATCGCTGCACGAATTGCGCACACTGCCCCCTCCGCGTTTCGATGAAAGGCAGTGGGACGTCCTGAACGCGCTGATGCTCCTGCTTCCCGTGGCGGTGGAGCAGCTCAGGCTCGTCTTTCGGGAGGAAGGATGCGTCGACTTCACGGAGATCGGCATCGGCGCGCGGGCCGCCCTGGGTCCGGACGAGGCGCCCACCGACCTGGCCCGGAGCCTGGACGATCGCATCATGCACCTGCTCATCGACGAGTTCCAGGACACCTCCCAGAGTCAGTGCGGCCTGCTCACCCGCCTGATCAGGGACTGGCGCCCGAATGATGGCCGGACGCTGTTCCTGGTGGGCGACCCCATGCAGTCGATCTACGGTTTTCGCGAAGCGGAGGTGGGGCTTTTCCTTCAGGCCCGGAAAAACGGGGTAGGCGCCGTCAACCCGGTCCCTCTCGCGCTTTCGGTGAACTTCCGCTCGCATCCACCCGTCGTGAATTGGGTCAACCGCGTGTTGCGCGACGCATTCCCCCTGAGCGAGGACTTCCTTTCGGGTGCGGTGACCTATGAGCCCTCCGAGGCATTCAAGGCCGACGAGCCCGACAGTTGCGTCCGCTTCCATCCCTTCCTCGCACGCGACCAGGAGGCCGAAGCCGAACGCGTCATTGAGATTATCGCCGACGCGCAGGCGCGCCGACCGGACGAGACCATCGCCGTGCTGGTCCACGCCCGCAGTCATCTGGCCGGTATCGTTTCCGCCCTGAGAAGGAACGGGGTGAGATTCCGCGCCTTGGAGATCGACGCCCTGGGGGACCGTCCCGTGGTGCGGGACCTGCTCGCGCTCACGCGGGCGCTCCTGCATCCCGGCGACCGGGTGGCCTGGCTGGCCATCCTGCGCGCGCCTTGGTGCGGCCTCACGTTGACGGACCTCGAGGCCCTTGCCGGAGTCAACGCCCCGTCCACGGTATGGGATCTTCTTCAGGATCCTGCGCGGCGGGAGCGGCTGTCACCGGACGCCCGATCCAGGATTGACCGCATGATGCCCGTACTCGCCGATGCCTTCGCTCTCCGCGCCAGGCTGCCCATCCGCCGGCTGGTGGAAGGCGTCTGGTCCGCGCTGGGCGGACCGGCCTGCCTGGAGACCCGGACCGAACGCGAAGACGCCACCGCTTTTCTCGATCTCCTGGAACGGGTTCAGGACGGCCTGGGAATCCCGGACGAGAAGGCCTTCGCCGATGACGTCGCGCGCCTTTTCGCGCCTTCCGACATCGAAGCCGCCGGGGACGTGCAGCTGCTGACCATTCACCGGGCCAAGGGGCTGGAGTTCGATACGGTCATCCTGCCCGGCCTGGGCCGCCTTCCCCGATCGGAGGACCCGAGGTTGCTTATGTGGCACGAATACGCACGCGGCAGGCAGTCCCGCCTTCTACTGGCGCCTATTCGCGCTACCGGCGGCGAAAAGGACCCACTCTACGCCTACCTGGCCCGCATTGAAACGCAAAAACGCGAGAACGAAAGGACCCGGCTGCTCTACGTGGCCGCCACCCGGGCCCGGAAATGCCTGCATCTGCTCGGACACGCCGTACCCGATCCGGAGAACGAATCCCTGAAGATACCGAGTTCGCGGACGCTGCTGGCAAGAATCTGGCACGCGGTGGAACCGGATTTCATGGAAGCGCTGAAGGACTACGAAGGAAAAGATCCGGAAAGTGACACGGCCGCGGCGAAAACCCTGGGAGTGCCGCTCCGACGCCTGGTAGCGGGCTGGACGCCCGGGCCGCTGCCCGAAGACATCGACTTCAAACCGCTCTACGATCCGTCGGATCCCGAAGGCGAAGAGCCGGGACATCCCACCTTCGAATGGGTAACCGAACTTCAGCGCCGGGTAGGCGTCGTCGTGCACCAGATGCTGCAGCGTATGTACGCGCCGGATCTCCTGGACTTCAGCGAGGACAGGCTTCGCACGGCGCTCCGGCAGCAAGGGCTGGCGGGCGAAAAGCTGGACGAGGCGGTTTCCCGGGCGCTTTCCGCCCTGGGGAACATTGTTGCCGACGAAAGGGGACGCTGGATTCTGTCCCGGCACGCCCACGACGAAAGAGAACTCGCCCTTACCACGGTCCTCAACGGTCGGCCCCGACAGTACGTCGTGGACCGGACCTTCGTCTTCGAAGGGACGCGCTGGATCATCGACTACAAGACCAGCGCCCATACCGGCGGAGATCTCGAGGGCTTTCTGGATAACGAACAGCAGCGGTACCGAAGCCAGTTGGAGGGCTATGCGGGCGTCATGCAGTCGCTGGAATCCGGGCCGGTCAACCTGGGCCTGTATTTCCCGATGCTGCAGGGATGGCGGTCCTGGACGTACCGGGAGAACCGGCATTGA
- a CDS encoding phytanoyl-CoA dioxygenase family protein: MMSLAEQKAFFEEEGYLVVEGVLSEDELAACHEEIERLHRVSAELESAGDPASSQFQREPYAKGANRPDGLPVLRKIENTREISTFFRDLSVHPRLLRVVGGLLGPDLLLFRSTLMLKPAFHGSAHAPHQDSAYWPIEPPALVTVSIALNDATTENGCFKVIPRSHTWGLKDWGLIAQAQDAEPAHERDLQDAHQVEVPLKAGSALFFHSLMVHGSGPNRSPHPRNTALYAYFPPHVRYVPGKGGPREKTYPVACGLDGRKTFTLEPAGQQVQAGPGSSSHVETKKVN, encoded by the coding sequence ATGATGAGCCTGGCTGAACAGAAGGCCTTTTTCGAGGAAGAGGGATATCTGGTCGTTGAAGGCGTGCTGTCTGAAGACGAATTGGCCGCGTGCCACGAGGAAATCGAACGCCTGCACCGGGTATCGGCGGAACTCGAGTCCGCCGGCGATCCGGCATCCTCGCAATTCCAGCGCGAGCCTTACGCGAAGGGTGCGAACCGGCCGGACGGCCTGCCCGTACTGAGGAAAATCGAAAACACACGGGAGATCTCGACGTTCTTTCGCGACCTCTCCGTCCATCCCAGGCTGCTCCGGGTGGTGGGTGGATTGCTCGGTCCCGACCTGCTGCTCTTCCGCAGCACCCTGATGCTCAAGCCGGCCTTTCACGGCTCCGCCCATGCGCCGCACCAAGATTCGGCTTATTGGCCCATCGAACCGCCCGCGCTCGTGACCGTCAGCATCGCCCTGAACGACGCCACGACCGAGAACGGCTGCTTCAAAGTCATCCCGCGCAGCCACACCTGGGGGTTGAAAGACTGGGGTCTTATCGCGCAGGCACAGGATGCGGAGCCCGCGCATGAGCGCGACCTGCAGGATGCCCATCAGGTCGAGGTGCCGCTGAAGGCCGGCAGCGCGCTCTTTTTCCACAGCCTGATGGTACACGGATCCGGTCCCAACCGGTCCCCCCACCCCCGCAATACGGCGCTATACGCCTACTTCCCACCCCATGTCCGCTACGTCCCCGGCAAGGGCGGCCCCAGGGAGAAAACCTATCCGGTGGCGTGCGGTCTGGATGGCAGGAAGACCTTCACGCTGGAGCCCGCGGGTCAGCAGGTTCAGGCCGGACCAGGATCATCTTCCCATGTTGAAACAAAAAAAGTGAATTAA
- a CDS encoding DUF255 domain-containing protein: MPCSARFFLAAFVLIAGTAVLGCDAGPGPPSNRLSGETSLYLRAHARNPVDWHPWDAEAIERARGEGKPIFLSVGYATCYWCHFMEREVFSDLDIAAVMNAHFVNIKVDREERPDIDEIYMTATQLITGGGGWPNSVFLTPDLEPFFAGTYFPPEDLPGRPGFPRVLNLLRDAWENRRDDLVEQAGRVAEAIRSFQRDQVASDGTAEPDDATLAVARSHLKTRYDAVNGGFGPAPKFPASLRIELALSAYERTGDRSLLAMATHTLDVMMRGGLYDHVGGGFHRYATDSAWRIPHFEKMLYNQADLARVYLLAFVMTGDTAYRAAAEDVLAFVQREMQSVDGAFHASVDSETDAVEGRYYLWSEAEITETLGADADVFLGRYGLTPMPGVEIDSDVPAGSGVLYVREEADSTGPFAGLEAMREVLRSARSKRKRPVVDPKVIAAWNGQMIDAFAYAGLVTGDGRYIETAARAADFMLDRLWDDELGLYRIYSDGAVRRRAFQEDYACLIGGLLSLYEASADSRWLVAAETLTNRMNERFWDPDTGGYYFGESEEYQLLRTRNAFDGARASGNGVAARVLLSLARHTGDTRYRTRASRLFSAYAASMKEVPGRFTSMILALQAYLHGEWDGVRTGDGAGGPNAAVGGAREVGGPNAVVDGAETGFGGNAKVEAYLNAVPGPRDGEFDATVSIRIEDGWHIIGDRTDVQGLVPTALTFNADLPIRTAAVSYPPADTLRFGFSDVPVEVYQGEIRLTARIEVDSRLLAEGGSLAEDGRLYATLYYQACNDAVCLAPEEKALSAPLDP; the protein is encoded by the coding sequence ATGCCTTGCTCGGCCCGCTTTTTCCTCGCCGCCTTCGTCCTCATCGCCGGGACTGCGGTCCTGGGTTGCGATGCCGGACCGGGGCCTCCCTCAAACAGGCTGTCTGGAGAAACCAGCCTCTATCTGCGCGCCCACGCCCGGAATCCGGTGGATTGGCATCCCTGGGACGCGGAGGCGATCGAACGCGCCCGCGGGGAGGGGAAACCCATCTTCCTTTCCGTCGGCTACGCGACCTGCTACTGGTGCCACTTCATGGAGCGCGAGGTGTTCTCCGACCTCGACATCGCCGCGGTCATGAACGCCCATTTCGTAAACATCAAGGTAGACCGGGAAGAACGGCCGGATATAGACGAGATCTACATGACGGCCACCCAGCTCATCACGGGCGGCGGCGGCTGGCCCAATTCGGTGTTCCTCACGCCGGATCTCGAACCGTTTTTCGCCGGTACGTATTTCCCGCCGGAAGACCTGCCCGGCCGGCCCGGTTTCCCCCGCGTGCTGAACCTGTTGAGAGACGCCTGGGAAAACCGCAGGGACGACCTGGTCGAACAGGCGGGCCGGGTGGCCGAAGCGATCCGTTCGTTTCAGCGCGACCAGGTCGCGTCCGACGGGACGGCCGAACCGGACGACGCCACCCTGGCCGTCGCCCGGTCTCACCTGAAGACGCGTTACGACGCCGTAAACGGCGGATTCGGTCCCGCGCCCAAGTTCCCGGCGTCGTTGCGTATCGAACTGGCGCTGAGCGCATACGAACGCACCGGCGACAGGTCCCTGCTGGCCATGGCCACCCACACCCTGGACGTCATGATGCGGGGCGGCCTCTACGACCACGTGGGTGGTGGATTTCACCGGTATGCCACGGATTCTGCCTGGCGCATACCCCATTTCGAGAAGATGCTGTACAACCAGGCGGATCTCGCCCGGGTCTACCTGCTTGCCTTTGTCATGACCGGCGACACAGCGTACCGTGCCGCCGCCGAAGACGTGCTCGCCTTTGTCCAGAGGGAGATGCAGTCCGTCGACGGTGCGTTCCACGCGTCGGTGGATTCCGAGACCGACGCCGTGGAGGGCCGGTACTACCTCTGGTCCGAGGCGGAGATCACGGAGACGCTCGGGGCGGACGCCGACGTGTTTCTGGGTAGGTATGGACTGACGCCGATGCCCGGGGTGGAAATCGACTCGGACGTTCCCGCCGGATCCGGCGTCCTGTACGTCCGGGAGGAAGCGGACTCGACCGGACCTTTCGCCGGCCTGGAAGCCATGCGCGAAGTGCTGCGGTCGGCGCGGTCGAAGCGCAAGCGTCCCGTGGTGGACCCCAAGGTGATCGCGGCCTGGAACGGCCAGATGATCGACGCCTTCGCCTACGCGGGGCTTGTGACCGGAGACGGGCGGTACATTGAAACGGCCGCGCGGGCAGCGGACTTCATGCTCGACCGGCTCTGGGACGACGAACTCGGCCTCTACCGGATCTATTCCGACGGTGCGGTTCGCAGACGCGCTTTCCAGGAGGATTATGCCTGCCTGATCGGAGGGTTGCTCAGTCTGTACGAGGCCAGTGCGGATTCCCGCTGGCTTGTCGCGGCCGAAACGCTCACGAACCGGATGAACGAGCGCTTCTGGGATCCGGATACCGGCGGGTACTACTTCGGGGAATCTGAGGAATACCAGCTCCTGCGCACGAGAAACGCCTTCGACGGGGCCCGGGCATCGGGGAACGGCGTGGCCGCCCGGGTGCTGCTCTCACTGGCGCGCCACACCGGCGATACGCGGTACCGTACGCGGGCCTCGCGTCTCTTCAGTGCCTATGCCGCGTCCATGAAGGAGGTCCCCGGTCGGTTCACCTCCATGATTCTTGCGTTGCAGGCTTATTTGCACGGTGAATGGGATGGGGTGCGCACGGGAGACGGGGCCGGCGGACCCAATGCTGCGGTCGGCGGCGCCCGCGAAGTCGGCGGACCAAATGCTGTGGTCGACGGCGCCGAGACCGGATTCGGCGGCAACGCGAAGGTCGAGGCCTACCTGAACGCCGTGCCGGGCCCGCGCGACGGGGAGTTTGACGCGACCGTATCGATCCGTATCGAGGACGGCTGGCACATTATCGGCGACAGGACCGATGTACAGGGCCTGGTTCCCACGGCCCTGACGTTCAATGCGGATCTGCCCATCCGGACCGCCGCGGTCTCCTATCCACCGGCGGATACGCTGCGGTTCGGCTTCTCCGATGTTCCGGTGGAAGTGTACCAGGGGGAAATCCGGCTGACCGCTCGAATCGAAGTGGACTCCAGACTGCTGGCGGAAGGCGGATCGCTCGCCGAAGACGGGCGACTTTACGCGACTCTGTACTACCAGGCCTGTAACGACGCCGTCTGCCTGGCGCCTGAGGAGAAGGCCCTGTCCGCCCCGCTCGATCCGTGA
- the lpdA gene encoding dihydrolipoyl dehydrogenase: MASEIYDVAVVGGGPGGYVSAIRAAQLGLKSVVIEKDKPGGVCLNWGCIPTKALLKNAELVLTLRHAEDYGISCDNLRFDMGKAVQRSRKAADTLAGGIKFLLKKNKVDLVSGHGRLASATSVDVTNGKGETQTVNARSIVLATGSRSKAIPAVPVDGKRIITSTEAMLIEEPPGSMTIIGGGAIGVEFAYYYAAYGTEVTIVEMLPHLLPVEDEEISETLEKSFAKLGIGIKTGARVESAESGSDGTSVTVTVDGKEETLKADVTLLAIGRDANIEDIGLEALGVETDRGFIKVDDECRTTVSGVYAIGDVTGPPLLAHKASAEGINLVERLAGHPSAPIDRENIPACTYCQPQVASVGLTEAQAAAEREIQVFRMPYRSSGKAVAAGQTDGMVKLIADAKYGEILGAHIIGADATELIGEICTARTLESTTRELHKTIHAHPTLSELVMEAAAGLEGAAIHI; this comes from the coding sequence ATGGCATCAGAGATCTACGACGTGGCAGTGGTCGGCGGCGGCCCCGGGGGGTACGTTTCGGCGATTCGGGCGGCCCAACTGGGCTTGAAATCGGTGGTGATCGAGAAGGACAAGCCTGGCGGCGTGTGCCTTAACTGGGGGTGCATTCCCACCAAGGCGCTGCTGAAGAACGCCGAGCTTGTACTGACCCTGCGCCACGCCGAAGATTACGGCATTTCCTGCGACAACCTGCGATTCGACATGGGTAAGGCCGTGCAGCGCAGCCGCAAGGCCGCCGACACACTGGCCGGCGGCATCAAGTTCCTCCTCAAGAAGAACAAGGTGGATCTCGTCAGCGGCCACGGCCGCCTGGCTTCGGCCACTTCCGTCGACGTGACGAACGGCAAGGGTGAAACGCAGACCGTGAACGCCCGTTCGATCGTCCTGGCGACGGGTTCGCGCTCCAAGGCGATCCCGGCCGTCCCGGTGGACGGAAAGCGGATCATCACCAGTACCGAGGCCATGCTGATCGAAGAGCCGCCCGGGTCGATGACCATCATAGGCGGCGGTGCGATCGGCGTGGAGTTCGCTTACTATTACGCGGCCTACGGCACCGAGGTGACCATCGTCGAGATGCTTCCTCACCTGCTGCCCGTGGAAGACGAGGAGATCAGCGAAACGCTGGAAAAGAGCTTCGCGAAACTGGGTATCGGGATCAAGACCGGCGCGCGCGTCGAATCGGCCGAATCGGGTTCGGACGGCACCTCGGTGACCGTAACCGTCGACGGGAAAGAAGAGACGCTGAAAGCCGACGTCACGCTACTGGCCATCGGCCGCGACGCGAATATCGAGGATATCGGGCTGGAAGCACTCGGCGTCGAGACCGACCGGGGCTTCATCAAGGTGGATGATGAGTGCCGGACGACGGTGTCCGGCGTGTACGCCATCGGCGACGTCACGGGCCCGCCCCTCCTCGCCCACAAGGCGTCCGCGGAAGGGATTAACCTGGTGGAGCGGCTCGCGGGCCATCCATCGGCGCCTATCGATCGCGAGAACATCCCCGCGTGCACCTATTGCCAGCCCCAGGTCGCCAGCGTCGGCCTGACCGAGGCGCAGGCCGCCGCGGAACGGGAAATCCAGGTTTTCAGAATGCCCTATCGCTCCAGCGGCAAGGCCGTGGCAGCCGGCCAGACGGACGGCATGGTCAAGCTGATCGCGGACGCGAAATACGGCGAGATCCTCGGCGCGCACATCATCGGGGCGGACGCCACCGAACTGATCGGGGAGATCTGCACCGCGCGCACGCTTGAATCGACCACCCGGGAACTCCACAAGACCATTCACGCCCACCCCACGCTGTCGGAACTGGTCATGGAAGCCGCCGCCGGGTTGGAAGGCGCGGCGATCCACATCTAG
- a CDS encoding M20 family metallopeptidase, giving the protein MALYVKIILLSARALRCIMRRSGGPMNTGIGARTETAGHMTLEAIATSITHGRITELIEGLVAIPSITGNERALGDMLHGFFGEIGLAGIHRIPVEDSGDTLAVRIPGRGNGNGRAFMLNFHQDTFDACDGWETDPWSPVVKDGCMYGLGAHDMKAGATAVLAAVEAIVRSGTELAGDLIVSATTDEENWSRGAHALIDSGLLEGCEGCLIPEPTPPGRLRIGSRGRHVIKIDLAGRTAHAAYTGEGVNAVHDAAKIITVLDRIELGWNEEFDLGGTICVIEISGGRNIILVPEHAQVVLDRHILPGQSINEAAEDVEALIRSLSIASEWRVTWDDRPTPAPAPYIVDPGSKFVQSTRKRVEEQLGRPVRYALARSVADTNHFAVTGGIPTLVYGPEGGNTCQANEFVSIESTLRVARAYCGIVVDMLGVAR; this is encoded by the coding sequence ATGGCCCTTTATGTCAAGATAATTCTCTTGTCTGCCAGGGCTTTACGTTGTATCATGAGAAGGAGCGGAGGACCGATGAATACGGGCATCGGAGCGCGTACCGAAACGGCAGGACATATGACCCTGGAAGCCATTGCCACGTCCATCACACACGGGCGAATCACCGAACTGATCGAAGGGCTGGTCGCCATTCCGTCGATCACGGGAAACGAACGGGCACTGGGCGACATGCTCCACGGGTTTTTCGGCGAGATCGGTCTTGCCGGGATCCACCGGATTCCGGTAGAGGATTCGGGCGACACCCTGGCGGTGCGTATTCCCGGCCGCGGCAACGGGAACGGCCGCGCGTTCATGCTCAATTTCCACCAGGACACCTTCGACGCGTGCGATGGCTGGGAAACGGACCCGTGGTCGCCCGTGGTCAAAGACGGATGCATGTACGGACTCGGCGCGCACGACATGAAGGCCGGCGCGACGGCCGTGCTCGCCGCGGTAGAGGCCATCGTCCGGTCCGGGACGGAACTGGCCGGCGACCTGATCGTCTCCGCCACGACCGACGAAGAGAACTGGTCCCGAGGCGCCCACGCCCTGATCGACAGCGGGCTGCTCGAGGGGTGCGAAGGCTGCCTCATACCCGAACCCACGCCGCCGGGACGCCTGCGCATCGGTTCGCGGGGCCGCCACGTGATCAAGATCGATCTGGCGGGCAGGACGGCCCACGCCGCGTACACGGGAGAGGGCGTCAACGCGGTTCATGACGCCGCGAAGATCATCACGGTGCTGGACCGGATCGAACTGGGCTGGAACGAGGAGTTCGACCTCGGTGGTACGATCTGCGTCATTGAAATCAGCGGGGGGAGAAACATCATCCTCGTGCCGGAACACGCGCAGGTCGTTCTCGACAGGCACATACTGCCCGGACAGTCGATCAACGAGGCCGCGGAGGACGTCGAGGCGCTGATCCGGTCCCTGTCGATCGCGTCCGAGTGGCGCGTCACCTGGGATGACCGGCCCACGCCCGCGCCGGCGCCTTACATCGTGGATCCCGGGTCGAAGTTCGTCCAATCCACCCGGAAGCGGGTCGAGGAGCAGCTCGGTCGGCCGGTGCGATACGCCCTGGCAAGGAGCGTGGCCGACACGAACCACTTTGCCGTGACCGGGGGCATCCCGACGCTGGTGTACGGCCCCGAAGGGGGAAACACCTGCCAGGCCAACGAATTCGTCAGTATCGAGTCCACTCTCCGTGTCGCACGGGCCTACTGCGGCATCGTGGTCGACATGCTGGGAGTCGCGCGTTAG